In Arcanobacterium wilhelmae, the following are encoded in one genomic region:
- a CDS encoding anchored repeat ABC transporter, substrate-binding protein has translation MHLPRSVTAALGKLTALASLSALAACAPASAAENDGLVIVASTPIMADFVRNVAPNATVETLVPMGADPHTYEPSMAALRDIARADIAFSNGLLLEAQALTHTIDSNLPDGAKNVALGSESVKFGARQIPLVENASLATVWLGLRVDGQGGSQDYVTINATKADGPGTISAFTTGTFGEPTAWMNSGDGIDPAKDTVKLPTNAHTHMSWGFSKQGIYTLSLEAVLHSGTAEKALGNATLTFAVGIDPHEAGKTVIDTGHQDITAHLDGGMTLYGDTPAGTGNREIADVVIAVPNSTTTIVPDNRWNFLGHPGAEAWILAQAVIGQHVHGEIDPHMWHDVRNAIAYTETIADELGRIDPKNAASYSKNAAAYSKKLENLDEWTRAVLTSIPASQRTLVTAHDSFGYLAKAYGMTIAGFVAPNPSLEPSVQQLTNLTRTLEALPAPGVFVEPTSSSHLKELVGIAHSTRKELCNIYSDTLTPEVPTYEALVEYNVKSLKSCLDPASLPAWEPAAQHTIPNPSTQTETK, from the coding sequence ATGCACCTCCCCCGCTCTGTCACGGCCGCATTGGGCAAGTTGACCGCTCTCGCGAGCCTCAGTGCGCTCGCCGCCTGCGCACCGGCGTCGGCGGCGGAAAACGATGGCCTGGTGATCGTTGCCTCCACGCCGATCATGGCCGATTTCGTCCGCAATGTCGCCCCGAACGCAACCGTGGAAACCCTCGTCCCCATGGGCGCCGATCCGCACACCTACGAGCCGTCAATGGCCGCACTGCGCGACATCGCCCGCGCCGATATCGCCTTCTCCAACGGGCTCCTCCTCGAAGCCCAAGCCCTGACGCATACCATCGATTCGAACCTGCCCGACGGCGCAAAAAACGTTGCGCTCGGCTCAGAATCAGTCAAGTTCGGCGCGCGCCAAATCCCACTCGTCGAGAACGCATCACTGGCCACCGTCTGGCTCGGACTACGCGTGGACGGCCAGGGCGGTAGCCAAGATTACGTCACTATCAACGCCACGAAAGCCGACGGCCCCGGCACCATCTCAGCCTTCACCACCGGAACATTCGGCGAGCCCACAGCATGGATGAACTCGGGCGACGGAATCGACCCTGCAAAAGACACCGTCAAGCTCCCCACCAACGCACACACCCACATGTCGTGGGGATTCTCCAAACAAGGCATCTACACGCTCTCCCTCGAGGCCGTGCTCCACTCGGGCACAGCGGAAAAGGCCCTCGGAAACGCGACCCTCACGTTCGCCGTCGGGATCGATCCACACGAGGCCGGAAAAACCGTGATCGATACCGGCCACCAAGACATCACCGCACACCTCGACGGCGGAATGACGCTCTACGGAGATACCCCCGCCGGTACAGGAAACCGGGAGATCGCCGACGTCGTCATCGCAGTCCCCAACTCGACCACCACCATCGTTCCGGACAACCGGTGGAACTTCCTCGGCCACCCGGGCGCCGAGGCCTGGATCCTCGCCCAAGCCGTCATCGGACAGCACGTCCACGGAGAAATCGATCCACACATGTGGCACGACGTGCGCAACGCAATCGCCTACACGGAAACGATCGCGGACGAACTCGGGCGGATCGACCCCAAGAACGCCGCAAGCTATTCGAAAAACGCGGCCGCCTATTCCAAGAAGCTGGAGAACCTCGACGAGTGGACCCGAGCCGTCCTCACCTCCATCCCCGCCTCCCAGCGCACGCTGGTCACCGCACACGATTCGTTCGGATACCTCGCCAAAGCCTACGGAATGACGATTGCCGGGTTCGTCGCGCCCAACCCGTCGCTCGAACCATCCGTTCAGCAACTCACGAACCTCACGCGCACGCTCGAAGCCCTCCCCGCGCCGGGCGTGTTCGTCGAGCCGACGTCGTCCTCGCACCTCAAAGAACTGGTCGGAATCGCGCACTCCACGCGTAAGGAGCTGTGCAACATCTACTCCGACACCCTCACGCCCGAGGTCCCCACCTACGAAGCCCTCGTGGAATACAACGTGAAATCCCTCAAATCGTGCCTCGACCCGGCGTCGCTCCCCGCATGGGAGCCCGCAGCTCAACACACCATCCCCAATCCATCAACACAGACGGAGACAAAGTGA
- a CDS encoding choice-of-anchor M domain-containing protein has translation MKKTALSALAALALAFAPAVAFAQDNPGPADPALTQVVNENEEIAPLGTPVELDAGHADLGPKYLDGKWTFMVRDDTKGAPVWRHLEDVVFRVHDKAKLTLPKDPAYDFIKASGDVYAIPQTEAEGVIWLGWNTQDPAVVKKLGNGVSLVYGGHQGEGDLNVFVQAGNFAGPTQLWNSAKNEAQPIHVDPNTHTHANWVFTKPGTHLVRLTAQARLADGSSVEDAQVLRFAVGDGADAKDAASATWTEKTEPSAKASVEAPSAVDKSTSLPLYVGAGLAVAVVVIVGVVVVLKRRAAADRAAAAKAVEE, from the coding sequence GTGAAAAAGACAGCCCTGTCCGCCCTCGCAGCTCTCGCGCTCGCCTTCGCGCCAGCCGTAGCGTTCGCGCAAGATAACCCCGGCCCAGCCGATCCTGCGCTCACTCAGGTGGTCAACGAAAACGAAGAGATCGCCCCCCTCGGCACGCCAGTGGAGCTTGACGCCGGGCACGCCGACCTCGGACCGAAGTACCTCGACGGAAAGTGGACCTTCATGGTCCGCGACGACACCAAGGGCGCCCCCGTGTGGCGCCACTTGGAAGACGTCGTGTTCCGCGTACACGACAAGGCGAAACTCACTCTCCCGAAGGATCCTGCGTACGACTTCATCAAGGCCTCCGGCGACGTGTATGCGATCCCGCAGACCGAAGCGGAAGGCGTGATCTGGCTCGGCTGGAACACCCAGGATCCGGCCGTGGTGAAGAAACTCGGCAACGGGGTATCGCTCGTATACGGCGGCCACCAAGGCGAGGGCGATCTCAACGTGTTCGTGCAGGCTGGCAATTTCGCTGGGCCGACCCAGCTGTGGAACTCCGCGAAGAATGAGGCACAGCCGATTCACGTGGATCCCAACACGCACACGCACGCGAACTGGGTGTTCACGAAGCCTGGCACGCATCTTGTGCGGCTGACCGCACAGGCGCGGCTCGCTGACGGCTCAAGCGTGGAGGACGCGCAGGTGCTGCGCTTCGCCGTCGGGGACGGCGCGGACGCGAAGGACGCCGCGAGCGCAACATGGACCGAGAAAACCGAGCCGAGCGCGAAGGCGTCTGTTGAAGCTCCGAGCGCTGTCGATAAGTCCACGTCCCTGCCGCTGTATGTCGGCGCGGGGCTCGCGGTAGCCGTTGTCGTGATCGTCGGCGTCGTTGTGGTGCTCAAACGCCGCGCCGCCGCGGACCGCGCGGCAGCCGCGAAGGCGGTCGAAGAGTGA
- a CDS encoding metal ABC transporter ATP-binding protein, whose translation MPALKVEGLNVTLTGRSILENIGFEVAKGELAGLIGPNGAGKTTLMRAIMGLIRSQGIVETSGKIGYVPQRQDVDWAYPMSVETLVRTTFVGRAHKVSRREGLALAYQALKKVGMYELRERTIDELSGGQKQRILIARALAPNPDILLLDEPFTGLDHPNQDLLSDLFVELARGGVGILMSTHDLTQAVDICDSLVMINRTVRAAGKPADLMEPQLWIDTYQVRENSALLRSLGMVNA comes from the coding sequence CTGCCCGCACTGAAAGTCGAGGGGCTGAACGTCACCCTCACGGGCCGCTCGATCCTCGAAAACATCGGCTTCGAGGTAGCTAAAGGCGAGCTCGCCGGGCTCATTGGCCCCAACGGCGCCGGAAAAACCACTCTCATGCGAGCCATCATGGGGCTCATCCGTTCACAAGGAATCGTGGAAACTTCTGGGAAGATCGGGTATGTTCCCCAGCGCCAAGATGTGGACTGGGCCTACCCGATGAGCGTCGAAACGCTCGTGCGCACCACGTTCGTGGGCCGCGCGCACAAGGTTTCGCGGCGCGAGGGGCTCGCCCTCGCCTACCAGGCCCTGAAGAAGGTGGGGATGTACGAGCTGCGCGAGCGCACGATCGACGAGCTCTCCGGCGGGCAAAAGCAGCGCATCCTCATCGCCCGAGCGCTCGCCCCGAACCCGGATATTTTGCTTCTCGACGAGCCGTTTACCGGGCTCGACCACCCGAACCAGGATCTGCTCTCGGACCTGTTCGTGGAGCTCGCGCGCGGCGGGGTTGGGATCCTGATGTCCACGCACGATCTGACGCAGGCTGTGGATATTTGCGATTCGCTCGTGATGATCAATCGAACGGTGCGCGCGGCCGGCAAACCTGCGGACCTCATGGAGCCGCAACTGTGGATCGACACGTACCAGGTGCGCGAAAACTCAGCGCTCCTACGCTCTTTGGGGATGGTGAATGCATGA
- a CDS encoding anchored repeat-type ABC transporter permease subunit — protein sequence MSLIQFFADLANPNLAFLPRALLVAALSSIICGVVGVHVVLRGLSFVGDALSHAVFPGIAVAFALQGSILLGGAVAGVVVAVLIASFSQNRRLREDSVIGVFFVAAFALGLVIVSRTPGYTGSLESLLFGSLTGVTNTNILQAVGVGAVIVAVLVAAHSRITLVSVDREFARAQGIRVFWIDLLLFVVISAAVVISVQTIGNILVLALLVAPAATARLLTDRVLPMMLIGPAVGALSAFVGIWLSWAWNLPSGAAIVLVATVIFVLVWAFAPGRGLVASLRHSRTPASAA from the coding sequence ATGAGCCTCATTCAGTTCTTTGCCGATCTGGCGAACCCGAACCTGGCGTTCTTGCCGCGAGCGCTTCTCGTGGCCGCGCTCTCCTCGATCATCTGTGGTGTGGTGGGCGTGCATGTGGTGTTGCGCGGGCTGTCGTTCGTGGGCGACGCGCTCTCCCACGCGGTCTTTCCCGGCATCGCGGTGGCGTTCGCGTTGCAGGGCTCGATCCTGCTCGGCGGAGCCGTGGCGGGTGTTGTGGTGGCGGTGCTGATCGCATCGTTTTCACAAAACCGGCGCCTGCGCGAAGATTCGGTGATCGGGGTGTTTTTCGTGGCGGCGTTCGCGCTCGGCCTGGTGATCGTTTCGCGCACGCCCGGATATACGGGCTCGCTTGAGTCGCTCCTGTTTGGTTCGCTGACGGGCGTGACGAACACGAATATTTTGCAGGCCGTGGGCGTTGGCGCAGTGATCGTGGCTGTGCTGGTAGCGGCGCATTCACGTATCACGTTAGTAAGCGTGGACCGCGAGTTCGCGCGTGCCCAGGGCATTCGCGTGTTCTGGATCGACTTGTTGCTGTTCGTGGTGATCTCGGCGGCCGTGGTGATTTCGGTGCAGACAATCGGCAATATTCTTGTGCTGGCGTTGCTGGTGGCGCCGGCGGCGACGGCACGTTTGCTCACCGACCGCGTTCTCCCAATGATGCTGATCGGCCCTGCAGTTGGCGCGCTCAGCGCGTTTGTGGGGATTTGGCTTTCGTGGGCGTGGAACCTTCCGTCCGGAGCGGCGATTGTGCTGGTTGCCACCGTGATTTTCGTACTGGTGTGGGCGTTCGCGCCTGGGCGCGGGCTGGTGGCGTCGCTTCGCCACTCGCGCACGCCGGCGTCGGCTGCCTAG
- a CDS encoding DoxX family membrane protein yields the protein MSILQKISRPLLAAPFVSAGLEALAKPAGHRERTQVLLDAAKKTGCPVAQKDLKPQVVDLATRATGAVMALSGLALATGRLPRSAALVLGTLQVPLALANNPFWLHSGEERQRDLARLVQNAGLIGGALMAARDRSGAPSLGWRANKLAGEISDSASAKIDAITAKVTA from the coding sequence ATGAGTATTTTGCAGAAGATTTCCCGTCCACTCCTCGCTGCGCCGTTTGTGTCGGCGGGCCTCGAAGCTCTCGCAAAGCCGGCAGGGCACCGCGAGCGCACGCAGGTTCTCCTCGATGCAGCGAAGAAAACCGGCTGCCCTGTGGCGCAGAAGGATCTCAAGCCGCAGGTCGTGGATCTCGCCACCCGCGCAACTGGTGCCGTGATGGCGCTCAGCGGCCTCGCGCTTGCAACCGGGCGCCTGCCGCGTTCGGCTGCGCTCGTGCTCGGCACGCTGCAGGTTCCTCTTGCCCTCGCTAACAACCCGTTCTGGTTGCATTCGGGCGAGGAGCGCCAGCGCGATCTGGCACGCCTGGTGCAGAACGCTGGCCTGATCGGTGGAGCGCTGATGGCCGCTCGCGATCGTTCCGGCGCTCCGAGCCTCGGCTGGCGCGCGAACAAGCTTGCCGGCGAGATCTCGGATTCGGCCTCGGCGAAGATCGACGCGATTACCGCAAAGGTGACTGCATGA
- the aroA gene encoding 3-phosphoshikimate 1-carboxyvinyltransferase, with amino-acid sequence MSWCAPRASAIRARVELPGSKSLTNRYLVLAGLGSGPAVIRHPLMARDTALMAGALEALGVRVERGEDEWRVSPGPLRGARLDVGLSGTVMRFLTPLAAFARGEVILDGDLAARARPMAGQVAALRRLGVRIEGDSLPLAMFGEGRVSGGEVEIDASASSQFVSGLLLAAPRMDRGLTLRHVGGALPSLPHIRMTLECLARTGINAREIGPGAWRVEPGEVRLGSVEVEPDLTNAGPFLAAAMVTGGEVKIPWPTRTTQAGDSYRNIFERMGARVSFGGGELRLCGPQRIEPLELDAHDVGELVPTLAAVALFATGTSRFTGVGHLRGHETDRLAALAQSLTALGACVETGADWLEIVPPTSPGPAALKAYGDHRMATFAAIAGLRTDVTLDHVEETAKTLPQFEALWAKMINDSESE; translated from the coding sequence ATGAGTTGGTGCGCGCCACGCGCATCGGCGATCCGTGCCCGCGTTGAACTTCCGGGCTCGAAATCGCTCACAAACCGCTATCTTGTGCTGGCTGGGCTCGGGAGCGGGCCAGCGGTGATCCGCCACCCCCTCATGGCCCGCGACACTGCGCTGATGGCCGGCGCGCTTGAGGCGCTCGGTGTGCGTGTTGAGCGAGGCGAAGACGAGTGGCGGGTTTCGCCCGGCCCGTTGCGCGGCGCACGGCTCGACGTGGGCCTGTCTGGGACTGTCATGCGTTTCCTTACCCCGCTCGCAGCTTTCGCCCGCGGGGAGGTGATTCTCGACGGCGATCTTGCAGCTCGCGCCCGCCCGATGGCGGGCCAGGTGGCCGCGTTGCGCCGGCTCGGCGTGCGAATCGAGGGCGATTCACTGCCGCTTGCCATGTTTGGCGAGGGCAGGGTTTCCGGCGGCGAGGTGGAAATCGACGCATCGGCGTCGTCACAGTTCGTCTCCGGCCTGCTCCTGGCCGCGCCGCGCATGGACCGCGGGCTCACGCTCCGCCACGTCGGCGGCGCGCTTCCCTCCCTCCCCCATATTCGTATGACGCTGGAGTGCCTGGCTCGCACGGGCATCAATGCCCGCGAAATCGGACCCGGCGCCTGGCGCGTGGAACCAGGCGAAGTACGGCTCGGAAGCGTGGAGGTGGAGCCCGATTTGACGAATGCCGGCCCATTCCTCGCCGCAGCGATGGTGACCGGTGGCGAGGTGAAGATCCCCTGGCCGACACGCACGACACAGGCGGGAGATTCCTACCGGAACATTTTCGAGCGCATGGGTGCGCGCGTTTCCTTCGGGGGCGGCGAGCTGCGTTTGTGCGGCCCGCAGCGCATCGAGCCCCTCGAGTTGGACGCCCACGACGTCGGAGAGCTGGTTCCCACGCTCGCTGCTGTGGCACTCTTCGCTACTGGGACGAGCCGTTTCACCGGCGTCGGGCACCTGCGCGGGCACGAGACGGACCGGCTCGCAGCGCTCGCGCAGTCGCTCACGGCACTCGGTGCGTGTGTGGAAACCGGCGCGGACTGGCTGGAAATTGTGCCCCCGACGTCGCCGGGGCCAGCCGCGCTCAAAGCCTACGGCGACCATCGGATGGCCACGTTCGCCGCGATCGCCGGGCTACGAACCGACGTCACCTTGGACCATGTGGAAGAAACTGCGAAAACTCTGCCCCAGTTCGAGGCGCTGTGGGCGAAAATGATCAACGATTCGGAGAGTGAATGA
- the rsgA gene encoding ribosome small subunit-dependent GTPase A has product MSRRDIGTDDPRVRVRPGKGSRPRTKIRPDYSDARRGRVLRIDRGRYHVRMLDDGVDVVAVKARELGRGKLAVGDVVAMVGDLTGTKDTLARIAAIDERTTVLRRTAEEGEASGTERIIVANADQLVIVTALAQPEPRPGMIDRCLVAAYDAGMTPILMLTKADLADPAELLALYDALDLQILVSSTAPVDPHADLTPVREALTGHVSVLVGHSGVGKSTLLNALVEGAGRETGHVNEVTGRGRHTSTSAMAFDFPGGAIIDTPGVRTFGLAHVGPNDLLRGFPDLEAIAEEACPRGCTHEEGAIDCALSEVSEPRLVARVASFRRLLEAKTGSD; this is encoded by the coding sequence ATGAGCCGCAGAGATATCGGTACTGACGACCCACGCGTGCGCGTGCGCCCTGGGAAGGGCTCGCGTCCGCGCACGAAAATCCGCCCCGACTATTCGGATGCGAGGCGTGGGCGCGTACTGCGCATCGACCGAGGACGCTACCACGTGCGTATGCTCGACGACGGCGTGGATGTGGTGGCTGTCAAGGCGCGAGAGCTCGGGCGCGGAAAACTCGCTGTGGGAGACGTGGTGGCGATGGTCGGGGATCTGACGGGCACGAAAGATACCCTCGCGCGCATCGCTGCGATCGACGAGCGCACCACTGTTCTTCGGCGTACAGCCGAGGAAGGCGAGGCGAGCGGAACCGAGCGCATCATCGTCGCGAACGCGGACCAGCTGGTGATCGTCACGGCGCTGGCGCAACCCGAGCCGCGCCCGGGGATGATCGACCGCTGCCTCGTGGCCGCCTACGACGCCGGCATGACGCCGATCCTCATGCTCACCAAGGCAGATCTTGCCGATCCTGCCGAGCTGTTGGCATTGTACGATGCGCTCGACCTACAAATTTTGGTCTCGTCCACCGCGCCCGTCGATCCGCACGCAGACTTGACGCCGGTGCGCGAGGCGCTCACCGGGCACGTCTCGGTGCTCGTTGGGCACTCCGGCGTCGGGAAGTCCACGCTGCTCAATGCGCTCGTGGAGGGCGCCGGGCGAGAAACCGGGCATGTGAACGAGGTGACGGGGCGCGGGCGGCACACGTCGACGTCGGCGATGGCGTTCGACTTCCCGGGCGGGGCGATCATTGACACTCCCGGGGTACGAACGTTTGGGCTGGCGCACGTTGGCCCCAACGATCTGCTGCGCGGTTTCCCGGATCTCGAAGCAATCGCCGAGGAAGCATGCCCGCGCGGATGTACCCACGAGGAAGGCGCAATCGACTGCGCACTGTCCGAGGTGAGCGAGCCGCGCCTCGTGGCGCGGGTTGCGTCGTTCCGGCGCTTACTCGAAGCGAAAACCGGTTCAGACTAG
- a CDS encoding phosphoribosyltransferase, with amino-acid sequence MEKEILSWEMFGDATRELATNVWESGYRPDLIVCVARGGLIPAGAMAYALDMKPVLVMNVEFYTKIGETLPDPRLLNPLPDFSALKGAKVLIVDDVVDSGRTLKYVQELCEANEVGEMRLAVIYEKPTSVLKADYVWRDTDLWISFPWSEKDPVNAGEDYVKVD; translated from the coding sequence GTGGAAAAGGAAATCCTGAGCTGGGAGATGTTCGGCGATGCAACTCGCGAACTTGCAACCAACGTTTGGGAGTCCGGCTACCGGCCCGACCTGATCGTCTGCGTGGCGCGCGGCGGTCTCATCCCTGCGGGCGCGATGGCATACGCGCTCGATATGAAGCCTGTTCTCGTGATGAACGTGGAGTTCTACACCAAGATTGGTGAAACCCTCCCCGATCCGCGCCTCCTTAACCCCCTCCCGGATTTCTCGGCGCTCAAGGGCGCCAAAGTTCTCATCGTGGACGACGTGGTGGATTCCGGCCGCACCTTGAAGTATGTGCAGGAGCTGTGCGAGGCCAACGAGGTCGGCGAGATGCGCCTGGCCGTGATCTACGAGAAGCCCACCTCGGTGCTGAAGGCCGATTACGTGTGGCGCGATACCGACCTGTGGATCTCCTTCCCCTGGTCCGAGAAGGATCCGGTGAACGCTGGCGAAGATTACGTGAAGGTAGACTGA
- a CDS encoding exonuclease SbcCD subunit D, whose amino-acid sequence MKILHTSDWHLGRTLHGADLTCAFETWCDHVVRLADEVDAVLISGDVFDRGVPPVAMVSLLSRTLHELVARTQVVITSGNHDSARRLGFASDLLKEGLTMRTRSADAGVPIPLKDSDGNVGAIVYGIPYLEPDIARVELAEGEELLDRSHEAVIRAALGRIRKDIESGEYAGLDVPRIVMAHAFIVGGEPSESERDLHIGGVDSAPSRIFDLGLDLPGGGVDYVALGHLHGPQKVGGDAPMMRYSGSPVAFSFSEEHHKKSSTIVDFENRHAPQVRLVPAPVERPLVTLRGTFEELTSGEHAMEAGAYVRAFVTDDSRPNNLVARMTKVFPYLLECQHTPASRTQRRATIEAVKNDPVTVIGDFFDAAGGRPITDEERALLTKAWEAVAKENEK is encoded by the coding sequence ATGAAAATTCTTCACACGTCTGATTGGCATTTGGGCCGCACACTCCACGGGGCAGATCTCACCTGCGCCTTCGAAACCTGGTGCGATCACGTGGTTCGCCTCGCTGATGAGGTGGATGCTGTGTTGATTTCCGGGGATGTTTTTGATCGCGGGGTGCCGCCGGTCGCCATGGTTTCTTTGCTTTCACGCACATTGCACGAACTCGTGGCGCGAACACAGGTGGTGATCACGTCGGGTAACCACGATTCTGCGCGCCGGCTCGGGTTCGCCAGCGATCTGCTGAAAGAGGGCCTCACGATGCGTACCCGCTCCGCCGACGCCGGCGTGCCGATTCCACTGAAAGATTCGGATGGGAATGTGGGCGCGATCGTCTACGGGATCCCCTACCTGGAACCCGATATTGCGCGAGTAGAGCTAGCCGAGGGCGAGGAATTGCTCGACCGAAGCCATGAGGCAGTAATTCGAGCCGCGCTGGGCCGGATTCGCAAGGATATTGAGTCCGGCGAATATGCGGGGCTGGATGTGCCGCGCATTGTGATGGCTCACGCCTTCATTGTTGGTGGAGAGCCGTCCGAATCGGAGCGCGATTTGCATATCGGAGGCGTGGATAGTGCACCGAGCAGGATTTTCGATCTTGGGCTCGATCTGCCTGGAGGCGGGGTGGATTACGTGGCTCTCGGGCACCTGCATGGCCCGCAGAAGGTGGGCGGCGATGCACCGATGATGAGGTATTCTGGCTCCCCGGTGGCCTTCTCATTTTCCGAAGAGCATCATAAGAAATCGAGTACCATCGTCGATTTTGAAAATCGGCATGCACCTCAGGTGCGTCTTGTGCCCGCACCTGTCGAGCGCCCGCTCGTGACTCTTCGTGGAACGTTTGAGGAACTCACGTCTGGGGAACACGCGATGGAGGCCGGCGCGTATGTTCGCGCTTTTGTTACCGACGATTCCCGTCCGAACAACCTGGTGGCGCGCATGACGAAGGTTTTTCCCTACCTCCTCGAGTGCCAACACACCCCTGCGTCGCGCACGCAGCGCAGGGCGACGATCGAGGCGGTCAAAAATGATCCAGTTACGGTGATCGGCGATTTCTTCGACGCCGCTGGCGGGCGGCCGATCACAGATGAGGAGCGCGCGTTGCTGACGAAGGCGTGGGAAGCTGTGGCAAAGGAGAACGAGAAATGA